TGGAAGAAATGATTTTAAGAGAATTCTTCCAACTGGGTGGGTTAGAGGTAGTGGTCGGTTTAGGACCTCTTGGACAATCCTTGGGGAACACCTGGACACGACCACCTTGGTGAAATTGGTTCAACTCCTTTTCGAGTGCTCCCAAGGTTTCTGGTTTCAATGTTTTCCTCTTTACCTTCTTGTTCCACCCCCAGTGTGCTTCGGCCATCCACTTTTTCTTCTTGTTCAAACAGCAGTAGGCTGTCCACATGAGATCTGGGATGTTCACTCGGTCGTTCAGTGCGTTCTTCAGTGTGTTGTTCAATGCGTTCTTCAGTGTGTTGCTCTTACTGGGCACCGCTCCAGTCACCACATAGGCCTTTATCTTCCTGTTGTTACTAAAACAGTCCGTCATCAGCTTTTCTCTGACATTTCTCTCCATTTCCTTCCAGCTGCCATCGTTGAAGGACACCACCTGGGGAACGATGTTGGTTAGGGTAAAGGTGGACTTCTGAGTATCAAGGTCATGAGCATGTGAATTTGGGAAGAGGTGACCTCTGTTCACCCCTTTATTTTGTATTGAGTTACTATAGTCGTAGTTCCCAGCCTGGTGTTGATAGTGTTCTCCCATTATCTTCATTTCAGGGCTGTTGTTTACCCCGTTGAGCTGCAGGAAACAATCATACATCCATTCATTCACAACCTTTCTGTAGAATAAACCCTCTTTTCTGTACAATAAACCCTATTTTCTGTACAATAAACCCTCTTTTCTGTACAATAAACCCTATTTTCCGGGGGAGGAGGTTCACAATCAAGACAATCAATCAAGTCTCTACACCCTCCATAGTGGTAGTTTTATATTCTGTAACATTACTGTctgtgatatacagttgaagtcggaagtttacatacaccttagccaaatagatttaaactcaatttttcacaattcctgacatttaatcctagtacaaattccctggtaggtcaggtaggatcaccactttatttaaaaaatgtgaaatgtcagaataatagtagagagaatgatttatttcagcttttacatacacgtttacatacactcaattagtatttggtagcattgcctttaaattgttaacttgggtcaaacatttcaggtagccttccacaagattcgcacaataagttgggagcattttggcccattcctcctgacagagctggtgtaactgagccaggtttgtaggcctccttgctcgcccaCGCTTctccccacaaattttctataggactgaggtctgggctttgtgatggccactccaataccttgactttgttgtccttaagccattttgccacaactttggaagtattcttggggtAATTATtcgtttggaagacccatttgcgaccaagctttaacttcctgactgatgtcttgagatgttgcctcaatatatccacataattttccttcctcatgatgccatctattttatgaagtgcaccagtccctcctgcagcaaagcacccccatcagaccagaggacatttctccaaaaagtacgatctttgtccccatgtgcagttgcaaaccgtggtctggcttttttatggcagttttggagcagtggcttcttccttgctgagcggcctttcaggttatgtcgatataggactcgttttactgtggatatagatacctttgtacctgtttcctccagcatcttcacaaggtcctttgctgttgttctcggattgatttgcacttttcgcaccaaagtgcgttcagctctagg
The DNA window shown above is from Salvelinus alpinus chromosome 31, SLU_Salpinus.1, whole genome shotgun sequence and carries:
- the LOC139561341 gene encoding endonuclease domain-containing 1 protein-like isoform X2 → MCWVKKFSDVPQCQKFFLEETTPNLPGILVGGKVQDQNRYKPICQLFNNIYRFATLYDTTNRIPVFSAYTFTGPPTGPRPNQPWMIEPQLNGVNNSPEMKIMGEHYQHQAGNYDYSNSIQNKGVNRGHLFPNSHAHDLDTQKSTFTLTNIVPQVVSFNDGSWKEMERNVREKLMTDCFSNNRKIKAYVVTGAVPSKSNTLKNALNNTLKNALNDRVNIPDLMWTAYCCLNKKKKWMAEAHWGWNKKVKRKTLKPETLGALEKELNQFHQGGRVQVFPKDCPRGPKPTTTSNPPSWKNSLKIISSTVRNLYNSMMNRIG
- the LOC139561341 gene encoding endonuclease domain-containing 1 protein-like isoform X1, coding for MMGVLNHLSTLLLLSLLPPALSRVVKKFSDVPQCQKFFLEETTPNLPGILVGGKVQDQNRYKPICQLFNNIYRFATLYDTTNRIPVFSAYTFTGPPTGPRPNQPWMIEPQLNGVNNSPEMKIMGEHYQHQAGNYDYSNSIQNKGVNRGHLFPNSHAHDLDTQKSTFTLTNIVPQVVSFNDGSWKEMERNVREKLMTDCFSNNRKIKAYVVTGAVPSKSNTLKNALNNTLKNALNDRVNIPDLMWTAYCCLNKKKKWMAEAHWGWNKKVKRKTLKPETLGALEKELNQFHQGGRVQVFPKDCPRGPKPTTTSNPPSWKNSLKIISSTVRNLYNSMMNRIG